From uncultured Flavobacterium sp., one genomic window encodes:
- the mgtE gene encoding magnesium transporter — protein sequence MEFKISKELTKQIAQLIQAKNNKELEILLNDMHHADFAEILDEIDIDEATYIFKVLDSEKTAEILLELEDDLREQILNRLSPKEIAEELDELETNDAADIIGELSKDRKAEVISELQDVEHAKGIVDLLRYDEDTAGGIMHKELVKVNENWNVLTCVKEMRIQAENVSRVHSIYVVDDENRLKGRLSLKDLLTTSTKTQISDIYIRKLYSVNVETPDVEVARIMDKYDLEAIPVVDELGRLVGRITIDDIIDVIKDEIEKRDTEDIQKFGGLEALELPYVQTRLGEMVKKRATWLVVLFIGEMFTASAMGFFEGEIEKAVVLALFVPLIISSGGNSGSQAATLIIRAMALKELTLKDWWYVMKKEIASGFLLGAILGIVGFIRILVWQQTGLYEYGEHWLAIGATVSLSLVFIVLWGTLSGSMIPFLLKRLKLDPATSSAPFVATLVDVTGLVIYFTIASLLLKGKLL from the coding sequence ATGGAGTTTAAAATCAGTAAAGAGCTTACAAAACAAATAGCTCAACTCATTCAAGCTAAAAACAACAAAGAGCTCGAGATCTTATTAAATGACATGCATCACGCGGATTTCGCTGAAATTCTTGATGAAATTGACATTGATGAGGCAACTTATATTTTTAAGGTTTTAGATAGTGAAAAAACCGCAGAGATTCTTCTGGAATTAGAAGATGATTTACGGGAACAAATCTTAAACCGACTTTCGCCTAAAGAAATCGCCGAAGAGCTTGATGAACTTGAAACCAATGATGCGGCAGATATTATTGGAGAACTTTCTAAAGATAGAAAAGCCGAAGTAATCTCAGAGCTTCAGGACGTAGAACACGCAAAAGGAATCGTTGATTTATTGCGTTACGACGAAGATACTGCCGGTGGTATCATGCATAAAGAGTTGGTGAAAGTCAACGAAAACTGGAACGTACTTACTTGCGTGAAAGAAATGCGTATTCAGGCTGAAAATGTTTCGAGAGTTCATTCTATTTATGTTGTTGATGATGAAAATAGACTTAAAGGCAGATTGTCGCTTAAAGATTTATTGACGACTTCGACCAAAACTCAGATTTCTGATATTTATATTAGAAAATTATATTCTGTAAATGTTGAAACGCCGGATGTTGAGGTAGCCCGAATTATGGATAAATACGACTTGGAGGCAATTCCGGTTGTAGATGAATTAGGACGTTTAGTAGGTCGCATTACAATTGACGATATTATTGACGTCATCAAAGATGAAATAGAAAAAAGAGATACTGAAGACATTCAGAAATTTGGGGGACTTGAAGCATTAGAATTGCCTTATGTTCAAACCCGTCTTGGTGAAATGGTCAAAAAGAGAGCAACATGGTTAGTTGTTTTATTTATTGGAGAAATGTTTACAGCATCTGCAATGGGTTTCTTTGAAGGAGAAATCGAAAAAGCAGTTGTATTGGCATTATTTGTTCCGCTTATTATTTCGAGTGGAGGAAATTCAGGTTCTCAGGCTGCGACACTTATCATTCGTGCAATGGCGTTGAAAGAGCTAACACTAAAGGATTGGTGGTATGTAATGAAAAAAGAAATCGCATCAGGTTTTTTGTTAGGAGCAATCTTGGGAATTGTTGGTTTTATTCGAATTTTAGTTTGGCAACAAACCGGACTTTACGAATATGGAGAACATTGGTTAGCTATTGGGGCGACGGTTTCACTTTCATTAGTGTTTATTGTTTTGTGGGGAACACTTTCCGGATCAATGATACCTTTTTTACTGAAAAGACTTAAATTGGATCCCGCGACTTCATCGGCACCATTTGTAGCTACTTTGGTAGACGTAACAGGATTAGTTATTTATTTTACTATCGCTTCTTTGTTACTAAAAGGAAAACTGCTCTAA
- the rsmA gene encoding 16S rRNA (adenine(1518)-N(6)/adenine(1519)-N(6))-dimethyltransferase RsmA yields the protein MEKVKAKKHLGQHFLKDESIAKAIADTLSLKGYDEVLEIGPGMGVLTKYLLDKPINTHVIEIDGESVVYLGENYPKLKDKIISQDFLKYNINEVYENKQFAIIGNFPYNISTQIVFRTLEFKHQIPEFSGMFQKEVAERICEKKGSKAYGILSVLAQAFYDTEYLFTVDENVFIPPPKVKSGVMKMTRKEDYSLPCGEKLFFTVVKTAFQQRRKTLRNSLKTLNLSDQLREDTIFDKRPEQLSVEEFIVLTQKIEADGV from the coding sequence ATGGAAAAAGTAAAAGCCAAAAAACATTTAGGACAACACTTCCTGAAAGACGAAAGTATCGCCAAAGCAATTGCAGATACTTTAAGCTTAAAAGGATATGATGAGGTTTTAGAAATAGGACCAGGAATGGGTGTGTTGACTAAGTATTTGCTTGACAAACCAATTAATACACACGTGATAGAGATTGATGGAGAATCTGTAGTGTATTTGGGTGAAAATTATCCAAAATTAAAAGATAAGATAATCTCTCAGGATTTCCTGAAATACAATATAAACGAGGTTTACGAAAATAAACAATTCGCTATTATTGGGAATTTTCCCTATAACATTTCGACGCAAATCGTTTTTAGAACTTTAGAATTTAAACATCAGATTCCGGAGTTTTCGGGGATGTTTCAAAAAGAAGTGGCTGAACGAATATGCGAGAAAAAAGGCTCAAAGGCATACGGAATTTTATCCGTATTAGCCCAGGCTTTCTATGATACTGAGTACCTGTTTACAGTAGATGAAAACGTTTTTATTCCTCCGCCCAAGGTGAAATCGGGTGTGATGAAAATGACTCGAAAGGAAGATTATAGCCTTCCATGCGGAGAAAAGTTATTTTTTACGGTTGTAAAAACGGCTTTTCAGCAAAGACGAAAAACATTACGTAACAGTTTGAAAACATTAAATTTATCAGATCAATTGCGAGAAGACACTATCTTTGATAAACGTCCGGAGCAATTAAGCGTAGAAGAATTTATTGTTTTGACTCAAAAAATAGAAGCCGATGGAGTTTAA